DNA sequence from the Xenopus tropicalis strain Nigerian chromosome 4, UCB_Xtro_10.0, whole genome shotgun sequence genome:
TAGCATTTGTCCAGAATTTAGTTAATTTTCATTCTTAGTGGCATAGTTATGACTATTCCTATTGAACCCTTTCATAATGTTGCTGGTTGTCCTTGTCTTCCTTTCCATTCAGCTTTTCCAagcacaagtgttttttttttttacattgaataTGGTATTCCTATATATGCAGAATAAGAGACATTCCACTTGATCATTTGTACCACAAGTGGATCAGATCAGGTTTGATTTTTGTCAAGGATCTTTCTGTCTTCCTTATAATTCACAATTAGATGTCTCCACTGACAGCAAATTCCAGAGACTTTAGTACTTATACTGTCCTGCTTGTTTGTCCCTTTAAGAATCatagaaaatgtttgtttttaatagcTACATCAGCACATTTAAATATCTTTTATCCTGGTTTTACCAAGTGTCAGtctgcatttttatttactgCTAGATTCTTTGTTGTTAACCATTGCTCCAAGGGGGCTAACCCGTCTACCTCTTGTATGTGTTCACCATCAACTCTTGGGAcaatggcaggttattttctctGCTGCCATATACAGTAAACACAAGCAGAGAAAAGCCAATCTGCTGCCTTGTTGTTCCTAGATGTGTGAGAGCTGACAGGCATTGGATGTGCCCATCAGCACACACAGTGGATTTTGGagcaaaaatgcatgctttaGTATATGCTGCATGGTTGATACAATAAAAGGCTTTGCTGCAGTTAAGAACTTTAACTTCCTTCTTCCTATACCATGGCCTTTTCCATTATCTGGCATGCATTAGAAATAATGTATCTTGTTATTTTCCATCTTGTACATCTGGCAATTCTCTTTCAATGTTGAGCTCCAGTCTGGTTTGAATTATTATTAGCATAATCTTTCTAGCATGTTATATAAATGGAATTTTATGGCAGTTAGCACATTCTGTCACATCTCCTTTTTATGGTTTATGAATATAAACTGACCTATTACAATATGTCACTAGCTGTGCATGTTTCTTAGGTTTGTTGGCATTATTTGGTCTTCTTCAGTTTTCAATGTCAACAATTCCTGTAACCTTCCTGtttgaaaatttttttttgttccttaagAACATAAGATATAATAATCAGCTCTGTGTCTCCATAACACCATTGGAACTCATGAGCTAATTTTAACATTGTAATATTCTTTACTAACACTAATACCTTTAACAAGCTACAAACAAGTTTTCAGTAACAGATTGATTGAAAAACTGCCAGTAACTAATCTGAAGAGTTCTCAGTGAAAACTCTTAGGGGCTGTGACagatggcgactaatctccccgatatgccatcccaccggctagaatgtaaatcggcggtgggatttgccgaaatcggcgaagttgccttgagaggaaactttggcaatttcagcgctgtgtatgccatcccaccggcaatttacattctagtcggtgggatggcatttcggggagaattgttgcacggcgactaatctccctatctgTCATGGCCCTTATACATGATCAGATTTCCTTGTGCTCTGTTTGGTCTTGTAGCAAATAGAATACAATTTGGCTTACAGATGCAGAGCCAAACTGCACAAATCACTAAAAGATCCATTTGTTTAGCCTTTGAAAGTAAGTTGTAAATATCTAGTGATGCAGACAAAAATAAGAGCCAGGTAGCCTGAGGTCCACTCCCACTTGCCAATTGAGGTCCTCAAAGAACCATATTAGTTACGGATCAACTTGTCTCTCAGAACAAAAGCTTTGAATCCCATACATGGAGTAACTGACTCATTTAAATAGCTCTCCTATAGATTTACAGTATATCAGGTTTCCAGTATGGTCTATCGCTGTTGGTTGACCAGCACTAGCTACAGAGACCTAAGTTTTCCCTTCAGCAGCTACTAGCTGCACTTCTGACCACACTGGCAACtttaggccctgacatttcaagttcTTTAAAACCCAATCAGCACCCTACATGTTGAACAAATAGTGCAGATCTATAGCATCTAACAATAACCCCTCTGGTATCTGTCAGAATATacagattaccagtctgggcctggctgaCATTCATTAATTGGACTGTGTCTATAGTGTCCTTGTAGGGCACTTTAGGAGACTTTCTTATGGTCATGGACATGGACAGATATTGGCTGTCAGTGACTGAGCTAGAAGCCCGGTGCCCTATGTATAGACCTTAAACAATGTCTTTCCTGAGTGCTCTGTGATGGAGTCTCATTCTGATGTTTATCAGGCCATACAGAAAATCCCATTGCTATATTGTGCTTCATATGCAGCCTTTTGGTGAAGTCTCCATGCTGCAGTTAAATCCAATTGTTTTACAAATGAATGCATTGTTCTTAGTCTCAGGTATCAGCATTCATTCAGACATTTCCAGAGCTCTGTACTGCAGATTCGTAGATAACCACTGGGAACAGATTTGCAACGCtcacatttatatttttgtttgtcTTTATTTTCAGGGCTTTCTGTCCGATCTTCTAAAAAAAGCTAACCGTCCTTTTGATGAGAAAAAACTTCACGAATACACACAAACTATTGTAAGTGTGCAGCAGTGATTCAGTGAATCTGCAGCCTACAGAAATTCTTTATTGTTGTAAACTGCAACTTCAACTGCAAGCTTAGAGCAAAGGCACACACAGAATTTAGCCTTTTTATCTGCTGGCAGTCACTGCCCACTCTGCTACATGGGAAACATGCTGTCCTAAAGCATCTTTTGGCTAATAAGTATCACTTAAAAATTCTGTGCCTTAAATGAGCACTGTGTCTTTAATGGTACCATGTAGCACAGTAGCATATTTTTCCTTCAGCAGAACTGGTAGTGGCTGTCAGCAGGAAAATGCATTTAGATCAAAAACCCATATGCTGTATCCTTTGGGATGTTGGCATGTCACACATTTGATAGCCTTCATTTTAGAATTACTAAAAAAGATAAAATTTCTTGGGAGATAACTTGCAAATTTTCTGTAAAAAGATTAAGAAAATACCATAAAGCATAAAGCTCTTATTTTTGCTTACAGTCTTTAAATCTTATAGCATTTAACTATAAATTCCCTTGTTATCTGtctgtactatatacagtatacagacattaattttttacttgtgagccacactcagatgtaaaaagaatttgtgagccacacaagcatgaaaaaagttccttgaggatgataataaggactgtaattggctatttagtagccccatgtgggctgcgagcctgcaggaagctctgcttggagtaactGTCTCtatgcttctaaaacttgtctccaagccagagatttaaaaatggccacctactttgaggcccctttGAGCAACATTAaatgggggtggtgagcaacatgttgctcatgagcccccagttagggatcactgatctaggtaTATAACACTGCCATACTGCATCCCACAACAAAAAGTTATTGTGCTGAATGCTTTGAGTTCCTCGTGGCTCACAATCTCACACTGTTTATTCTCTAACCTCCAGCTGCGCATGTTTGACTTAAATGGTGATGGAAAACTCTGCCTGTCGGAGATGTCTAGGTAAGAGACACATCCAGGAATTTCTATTTAGCACCTACACAAATTAGATGATTCCCTAGCTATTTGATTGCTGTTTGTTAAACAAAAGGGATTTCTTCTGAATATTCCCCAAAGCCGACTAATAACCAATTTTGAGTAGCATTATTTATGGTTGTTAATGTGAAAtgttaactgctagttgatccagagaagaGTGAAGAAAACCTTTGAAACCATTCCAGTTTACTTTAGAGGagagaaaattccttcctgaccccaagatggcagtcagaccagttcctggatcaaaTCTGTTCCAAGAGCTAATTTTAGTCACTTTTCTCATTTTGTAAAAAGGCCTTCTCTTGAAACAGCCACTTTAGAGACAGAGTTCTACAACTTTATAGCTCTTACTGTAAAAAATCCTATTTGCATTTTAAGATCCATTCTTGACCACAGGGGTGCAAGTTCAATAGCAGAACATGGCACAAGAGCACGCCCCATAGTTCTCACTGTAGGAGCATTTGCCCCCTACACTTAGGGAAGGTGGTACAAACAGCACCCCGATGCAGGTTGCACCTCCTGCCCCTCTGTACCTCGAGCATCTGAACAATGCCTACGTGCCTCCCTCACCTGCCTTTCACTAATAGAGCACTGAATAATGCAGTCAGTACTGTATTAGTGGAGAAAGCCACAGGAAATCCGAAATGATCTTTTATAATTAtgaagatagctagaatcttattattttataattatttatatatttttacagtttttcacATTACCTATGTAAATATAGGTAATGTGAAATTTAGCTGTGTTTCCTGCACTTATGTCGTTATATGatatacctatacaggtatgggatcccttatctaaaaacctattatccagaaagctccgaattacggaaagcctgtctcctatagactccattttaatcaaataattcagatttttaagattgatttcctttttctctataataataaaacagtaccttgtacttgatcccaactaagatataattaatccttattgaaggcaaaacagtcctatttgaTTTGATTAATggcttattgatttttttagtagacttaaggtatggatatccaaattacggaaagatcccttatccggaatactcttggtcccaagcattctgaataatgggtcctatacctgcactatCATCTTATAGCACAATATTAATCTCTGAATTCTATTTCAGACTGTTACCAGTGCAGGAGAACTTCCTACTGAAATTTCAGGTGTGTGAAATCTATGTTTTTGtgcatatatatttgtatatctttgtgtatggacttttttttaatatatttatctttattttgatCTGCAGGGGATGAAGCTGAGCAGTGATGAATTCAACTCAATATTCAGTTTTTATGATAAGGTAAAGTTGCTAATAGCAGTGCCTATGCCAGAATTTGTATTTCTGGTGCCCCTATTCCAGACTGTGTTTGCCTGCTTCTCTGAGCCACCGCTTCCTCTTGTGGGCACTTTCTTTATCTCCAAAGAAGCATGGTTGATTTAAACCACTGCAAAATCTTGTTGTGTCCTCAGTGGGTAGCAGGCCTGGACTGTCAAacttggattctggcaaatgccagaggggctgctgtaaggtcccatagacagtcactatttagtgggctggtaagGGCTGTTGGGGGCCTcagtgtagttgaaatgccagggcctattttgaatcctagtccagacctggttTGTAGCAATTAGGTAGTAGATGTGGCTGGGCACATGCCCAGCCACTTTAAAACTGTGCCACCTTAGGCCTGGGCCTAGCAGATCTGGGCCTAGCAGTGCCCATGCATACATACTTTTTCACACAACTGCTTAATGGaggaaaatattaaaaatctatttatttatattttgcctTTCTCCTCAAGCTTTGTGAAAAAATCTTTCTTCATTAGGATTTtgttaaaagaataaatataaagcaataacttaactgaaaaaaaatggGAGCTGGCAAGTCGGTCCAACGATGCGATTGCATCGCAGCACggacctacaagcagcagacgcgatcgcattgcgtctgctgcttgtcctgTGTCTTCCCCTGCTCCTTGCCCCAGCGCGGCACTTCCTGTGCTGAAAGGACCACAGAGAGGACCCCTGCCTGCGATCCCTGAGACCTTCTAatggtaagtgctctttatttttctaatacacacacttacacacatttacacacacatttacacacaatttagcacaggttttttttcccattttgcacactctagcactctttagcacactttagcatacttatatacacacttacacacggtCACACAAATTTTaaatgtgtacacacatgtatacacagttttttttaatgtttttttttacccctttgtctttagtttttttccctaaaaattttattttggcagcgtgactattggatcagcaATTGtaaccactaattacgctgttgtgtgacttattttgttgtttcatcaaTTTACAcaattgtggttttattgcatttttatccctgtaacttcacctattttgaatttatcagaatgtgtactttccaaaaatatatggttttctgggggtctctgtatagttagggggtgttacggcacataatatgctgtcaggcggctctgtatgcaaaagctgagttggcaggcgagaaatgcatacggtatgtgctattttcattttgggttcagtacataccacagactttgttatatatatgcatatgggcatcaaactgttcagtagaccttaggtgttcctatttggggtgatttgcctttgtattcaagaaattgtgtgagataaatgcggcaaattgcaacatttttatgcgattttctgaaatgtcataaaaaccactaactttaggaaagctttgcagattggtactttgatgtagaaaggactctttactcatgttggatttgtcagaatgtgtactttccaaaaatatatggttttcttggtttttctgtacagttagggggtcttacggcacataatacacggtcattgggctttttttccagaaattgagttggcagctgagaaaattcctatgcactattttcatttgtgtgcctctgtacaccacatactttggtaaatctttgcatattgggcatcaaacttttcagtagactgctggcattcatatttagggtgatgcgtcattatatgtaagaaatgttgtaagataaatgtggcaaattgcaacaattttaggcctttttcagagaagtcataaaaaccattaactttaggaaagctttccagattggtactttgctgtagaaagtcttctttccccatgttggatttgtcagaatgtgtactttccaaaaatatatggtttttaggggttaccctacatttctgcagcttctacccctcataaaactgccatttgtttatgaattaggtaaacgtaagccatgaaattagtgtgcacaaggtatattttggggtctctaagtgccatgtgctttgataaacctatgtacagtgggcattaaactgttcagtagacctctggggttcatatttagggtgttttatcttggtacctaatgacctgtagaaaataagatgctgcatattggaagttttgaggtgatttttcataaaaatcatcaaacttaggaaagctttgtggcttggtactttggagtaaaaagaaatgggtacccattttagattcagggtaatgtgtaccttccaaaaatatatagcttcctgctattttgtagcattatcccacataaagcatgtaaatgtgttgaatttgcaggagctgaaatgacagaaatgacagtacatatgggggtatgttcacattggggcccctacatgccacatacttaggtaaacctatacatattgggcatcaaaatgttcagtggacccctggcgttcaaattcagggtgttttatcctgttacctaatgatacgtgggagataagatgctgcaaagtggaagctttgagaggatttttggaaatgttatgaaAATTgccaaacttaggaaagctttgcggcttgttactttggagtagaaagacatgggtacccattttagattcgggggaatgtgtactttccaaaaatatatgattttctggggtgagggtactttttactagctttatctcacacaaaattatgtaaatgtgttgattttgcagaagctgaaataacagaaatgattgatcatattggggtatgttcacattggggcccctacatgccacatacttaggtaaacctatacatattgggcatcaagctgttcagtggacccctggcgtttaaatttagggtgttttatcttggtaactaatgatatgtgggagataagattctgcaaactggaagctttgagaggatttttggaaatgttttcaaaattgccaacttaaggaaagctttgcagattggtactttggagtagaaagacatgggtacccattttgaattcaggggatgtgtactttccacaaatatatggctttctggggtgaacatatttttgtagctttattctacataaaatgatgtaaatgtgttgattttgcagaagctaaaatgacagaaatgacagatcatatgggggtatgttcacattggggcccctacatgccacatacttaggtaaacctattcatattgggcatcaaactgttcagtggacccctggcgttcatatttaggctgttttatctggttactttatgacctgtaggagataaaatACTATAGTCTgtaagctttgaagcaattttaaaaaaatttcacaaattttgataaaaaactataattttaggaaagcattgcaactaggtagtttggagtagacagacagttctacctattatcgattccccagaatctgttctttctaaaaatgtataattttctgggataaaccttctgttagtttaatttttggccttgaaatctaaagtatgcagctttctggagcagtgctttggaaatatggtagtgtactgctgggagtttttgacctatacaagtgataaatctccataaaactataaatatttggtattggcacattcaggggACATGGGACCTTCCaagtcagttttttttatattatggaaaatatttttgttttcatttttttagacatttagaagcctatatcttgttaaaaaattggaattacacaaaaattctaccatattttaaaagcttaggttctcctggaaaaaacaatatattgtattcctgggtaaactaaaagtccccccgaggaaaggcccctaaattgatacagtgcaaaatgttcaaaaactgtctggcagtagaagttccgctttgtccaaaatgtctggcagtgaaagggttaaagacaaaaGCCACTTTGCAGCAGACAAGACAGCGGTGAATTCTGCataaaatgtgcaaagtacatatctataaatatattataagatAGTGAGCTAAAATAGAAGCCGCTCTTCAACTTAAGTCGAAACTGAAAAAGTTTATTcaacaataatatatttatatgttccatataaatatattgtggtATTCGGCGAACTCCAGAATCCCTGACACAGAAACCAGGCAAAATGTAGGTAAAATGCAAGTGCTATTCcaccgaaccccaaatccttaaTGAAAAATTTTGCTGAATGCTGAACTGAATCCAGGCATATGCAAATTAAATTAGGCTAATGGTGGGCTTAAAGAAAATCGCTGTGCAGTGAAACATTTCTTCTGTAAAAAACATTTCTGTGTTTATATGacgaaaagtcacgtgattttaaggatccAGTTCGGCACAGCACATGAAACCctatcctggattcagtgcatgccTACATTTTTTTAATACGTAGGGTTCAAATTCAGTTCATCCAGGCtcttggatttggccgaatacgaatactgctaaaaatccaaaatcCCAAACCTAATCCAGGAGTCATAAATATCTATATAGCATTTTGTTTGctatctgtgtatttattatgGAAACTATCTTAACTCAGCCATCATCTTCTGACTACCCTTGTTTTGTTCTTCTCTTCCATTTTCTTTgttctctttttatttaaataatgtaagTTTTCTTCCTTGTCCTTTTATTATACTTCCCACCATTGTCCCATTATAAAAATGAATTGCATGAAAAGATAATGTCAGATATGTACTTTGCACATCTACTGTATCTTTGGATACAGTGGATGATTATGGGTTGATCACTCTATCGCTGTATTTTCCCAAGAGCATTTTATTATGACCTCATCAGAGAACTCCTGGCTCTTGGATTAAAAAACTGAAATAGACTCTTTATGGGATAAAAATGTGACATGTTGGAAAATGTACTGCAAGACTCAATATGGAGTTGTCCTATTTTCCTTAGGATGGGAGTGGCTATATAGATGAAAATGAGCTGGATGCTTTGCTGAAAGAtttctttgaaaaaaacaaaaaggtaagttcttattaatatactttatatattccTTGGAACTttacagagaatatatatatatatatatatatatttttttttttttttttaatatatatatatttttttttaaataagccccTGTCGCATTGaaacttaggctaatgccagacgaggtgtagaGCGCTttttttggcaagtggaaaagcgcttgctgaaaattccgccctactcCTCCTACATGCATGTGTGTGTTTGCCTGTGAAAGGGAAATCAGAGCATAAgactaatgccagacgaggcgtagggcgctttttttggcaagtggaaaagcgcttgctaaaaattccgccctacgcctcctacatgtgcctgcaccccaaatgaatgagatacgctcgggtgcaggcacatgtagccgttatacgcatgaaaacgtgagacttttTATTACTGCATTATcccgcgttttcatgcgtatatcagctacatgtgcctgcacccgagcatatctcattcattcgggtgcaggcacatgtaggaggtgtagggcagaattttcagcaagcacttttccgcttgccgaaaatatccgccctacgcctcgtctggcattagtcTTATGCTCTGATTTCCCTTTCACAGgcaaacacacacatgcatatgATTAATCTCAGAAGGACGATAACCAGTAGCATAACTTAACAAAGCTGCCACCCCCAGAAATATCTTTGAAGTGGCCTGGCTTGCAGACATCACCAATAGCCCACGCCCCTTCTTTATTGACTTGCAGCAGATGAGCAAGCAAAGTTGGTTTGCAGAAATGGCTGGGGAGGGGTAACCAGCAGACCCGTGACCACACGTTTTCAGGATCTTCTGTATGATAGTTATAACACTGTAGTTAATTTAACTGCAGAACCTAAAAGAAAACCATGGACAGTGTCCTGACCCTCCATTGCTTTGCCTTTGCTCCACCCCCAAGCCAAACTCAGGTCGCTAGTCAACATGGAAACCAAGGGTTGCCCTTATGGTAAAATGCCACTGATTTTACCAATAAATGATTATGTTCAAATCACCAGTAACTCAAAAGATTATGTACGCTAATATACCAGTGATTCTTGTTCAACATTTAAGAATATTATTTTGTAACCTGAGCCCTAATTTTATTATGGGGAGCTccacccaaataataaaaaagatgaaatatataagtacaggtgtgggatcccttatccgaaaacccattatccaggaagctccgaattacggaaagcctctctcccatagactccattttaatcaaataattcagaatttttaaactgatttcctttttctctgtagtaataaaacagtaccatgtaattgatcccaactaagatataaataatccttattggatgcaaaacaatcctactgggtttaattaatggtttattgattttttagtagacttaaggtatggagattcaaattacggaaagaccccttatgcagaatacccttggtcccgagcattctggataaagggtcctatacctgtacaatacattTTTAGGCAACGTTTCCAATTTATACTATAGATgtgaagttatttataaatgtaaaatgctgttggCAGAATCTATTTCATTCTATTGTCTGCCTTCCTTTCCTGACTCTCAAAACAAGGTAGCAAAATCCATCTCTACTCCAGCCAAGACCCCAATGCCTATAATTCCTTGCTTATTCTGTGATTCACAGACCTGTGCAGAAGCATGACAGGTAGTTCCCACTAAAAACAACACAGGTGGTGACAAACGTGTCTTGAGTGTCTCTCAAATATGACAGAGGagagaaaaacaatatattcCAGACTGCAGTTAATGTACTGATGTTCTCATTTCAGGATGTGGATATCCAGAGTCTAACTGGTTACCGCCAAAGCATCATGTCTCTGTGTGATGGGGGGCGTCTGTATCGCAAAGAGCTGGAGATTGTACTCTGCAATGACTCTCCCTCCCTTAAGTAGTGTGGGACCATTCTTCCTTACACAAGCAGCACTGCACTGAGCTCCTGTATCTTGCCCCACCCTACCCTTGAGAAGCGAGAGGAGAGAGTACTGTGCATGAAAGAGAAGTGAAGAGATGGTAGATAAGAGTACTGATTGTGAAAGGGTGACAATAGTAATGACAATGTCTATTAACAAGGGGAATACTGTGTAGGATACAAATTCTTGTGTGTCAGTAAGAGACCTCAGGAAAGGGTATAGTGATTGGCAAATGTCAGTTTAAGTTCCATATGAAAACAACTTGTGTGTTTGGATAAGCAGAAAACTGAGATCTACTAGAGTGTCTGTGTTTGAGAGAAAAGTGAGACTGAGAAAAGTGTTTGGTTTAGATGTACAGGTGCTAGAAGTCCACAAGCTGACATCCCTGTACATGTTAAAGGTACCCCAGTATGTAGGATATGGAATCCATATTCTAGGCACTATCTCTTATGGCAAAGATGGATAACTAACTAAAGCAACTGTACTGCTAGCATGCTGATTGGCAGAAGCCAAGTAGTGAGAAAGTAAGCAACCATGCACGTCCTTCAGCCTCACAAACCAACACTTTATTTTACTCACATCTCCATATTCTTAGTTCTCTCTGGTACCTCTCACTGTGGGCAATTCACTTGTCTATGTTCCAATATTACTGCactctctctttcctctctcaCTCTCTCCTTCTGCTTCTCTAAACTAGATACCTGCTCTCCTGGGTTTAAGATGGGGGGGTTTGCCTCCTTTCTAATCAGCTTGTGGTTACCACAGAGTGCAtccttttatttttgggttttgctTGTTTAACCTGTTTACCAAAGAATGAATAAATCTGACAGATCCAGTGCATTGCCTGTGGctctttttttatcatttcttttcTCAGAGTTTGAAATGCTACCCAGggcaccagggttggactgggattcaaaatacaTCCTGCCACTTTAAGTACACAGTACACAATCAAATCAATACCCAAGGATTCTGGGGTTTGCCGAATACCATAATATAGGGTTCAGTGCACCCTTACTTACCTTAAACCCCAGGTCGGTGCTTCTGTTAGAGGAAACCCGCACCAGCTCAGAGTAGCTGCGAACAAGTGATCcttttcctcctgtcttctttatGTGGGAACACAGGGCCAAAGTACAGTGAACAAGAcgtcttttttgttaaagtttggcttttcactctttggggggggggtgtgcctaaaattttggcacccccagtaaatgCCATTGGAAATGTGGAATAATAGTATTGCTGTGATGATTTCTACTAACTTCGTGTGTGCTTAGCATCTGTATTTCTTAAACAAGAGATGGGTTGCCATGCTGTTTAGTGAAGGTCTCCATATTAGATACCGATTCTGTTCAACTGTTTCCATATAGTGGGCAAGTTATTCAAGATGTTCAGGGCCAAATTATAATGAAATGATGATGTAATTCTAACTAAAGTGAAACATAAAAGAAAACTGAATCTGTATCCTATTTAAAGAATAGTGCAACAGAAATCAGTCTTATTAATGTTCTCAGCCTTTTTAGCTTGTTTCTACAAGGGATacaatagcaatttttttttaactgtatctCTGTGCACAATTATTAGAGCACAGAACAACTGGGGAAACATACTTTCAGTAAAGACAAAGAATATACCAAGTACAGAAATCACTTTGGCAAGATCCCAGTTGCAAGATTAGGCATGTCTGATAAGTCAAGTAAGTG
Encoded proteins:
- the calb2 gene encoding calretinin, whose protein sequence is MALKQQPLYLHLAELTASQFLDIWKHYDSDGNGYIEGKELENFFRELEAARRGAGVDASNVNFGEKLKEFMQKYDKNADGRIEMAELAQILPTEENFLLCFRQHAGSSIEFMEAWRKYDTDRSGYIEANELKGFLSDLLKKANRPFDEKKLHEYTQTILRMFDLNGDGKLCLSEMSRLLPVQENFLLKFQGMKLSSDEFNSIFSFYDKDGSGYIDENELDALLKDFFEKNKKDVDIQSLTGYRQSIMSLCDGGRLYRKELEIVLCNDSPSLK